The following DNA comes from Planctomycetota bacterium.
GGCCGGGCGATGATCCGCCTGCTCGGGCTCGACCCCGGCACCCGCCTGACCGGCTACGGCGTCATCGACTACGACCCCGCCGACCCGCTCCGGCCGGGCCTGGTCGATGCCGGCGTCTTCCGACTCGACACCAAGCTCGGCATCCCCGCTCGCCTGGTCGACCTCGCCGATTCGCTCGACGAAGTCCTGGCCGAGCACCGCCCGCAGGCCGCGGCGATCGAGGAGGTCTACGCCCACTACAAGCACCCGCGGACCGCCATCATCATGGCCCACGCCCGCGGCGTCCTCCTGGCCGGCTGTGCCCGTCGGCACGTCGCGATCCACGAGGTCGCCGCCAACCGCGTCAAGCAATCCCTCGTCGGCTTCGGCCACGCCGGCAAGGCCCAGATGCAGCGTGCGATCCAGTCGACGTTCGACCTGGCGGAGGCCCCCGAACCCCCCGACGTCGCCGACGCCCTCGCCGTCGCCCTCTGCCTCGCCCGCAGCGGCGCGGTCGACGACCACCCCGTCGCCGACGTCTGACGAGCCCGCCCGAAGGGAGTAGCAGAGTCTCAACAACCCGCCGTCCGGTCGCGCACCACGCGGTGCGCGATCGTGCCAGTTGGTCACCGCCGGGTCTCCCCGAAGACCCCGCCACCACCCAAGAACAACCGCCAAACCACCCGCCAGCGCCCAACTTTCACCCACCGGCGACCACAGTGACAAGCTCACCCGCCGCCCAAGGGACGCCGCCCCGTCACAACCCCACCCACCCCCGACACTCCGTCCCCCCGACCGCCGTCGCGCAGCGCGAAGCCCCATGGCCCCGTGCCACGACGTGCCAACGTCGTGCTTCGACCCGACACGACGTTGCACGTCGTGGCACATATCCTCGATCGACGACCTTCCCGCCACTGTCGTGACCAACCGAACGTCCATCTGCCTGTCGATCGCGGCCCCGCTGGTCATCCTCGGCGTGCCGCTGCTCGCTGCCTGGGGCTTCCTGTCCTACGTCGCTCAATGCAATCGACAAGTCGACGAGAAGGCGGCCCAGGCTATCGCGTCTGGACAGAGGATCATCGACGCCGTCGAGCAGCACGACGCGGCGAATGGCA
Coding sequences within:
- a CDS encoding crossover junction endodeoxyribonuclease RuvC, which encodes MIRLLGLDPGTRLTGYGVIDYDPADPLRPGLVDAGVFRLDTKLGIPARLVDLADSLDEVLAEHRPQAAAIEEVYAHYKHPRTAIIMAHARGVLLAGCARRHVAIHEVAANRVKQSLVGFGHAGKAQMQRAIQSTFDLAEAPEPPDVADALAVALCLARSGAVDDHPVADV